In a genomic window of Pokkaliibacter sp. MBI-7:
- a CDS encoding alpha/beta fold hydrolase: MISHHSGPSPWLTCFQPVIRPQRRLLCLPFAGGGAGVFRSWQSYLPAGMEMLCAQLPGRERRIREQPITDVNVIVEALLEAILALEPAPLTVFGHSMGASIGHDLVLRLQAASYPLERFVVSARRPPFLPPLKSPTYLLADEPFRQELIRMGGTAAEVLAHDEMMKLLLPMLRADFELAETFNRPASVRFHCPLLALAGRYDQEALPEDVGRWQELAAGEFHLQVIDAGHFYVAERAKELVQQVLLTP, translated from the coding sequence ATGATCAGCCATCATAGCGGCCCGTCGCCCTGGCTTACCTGCTTTCAGCCGGTTATCCGGCCACAACGGCGTTTGCTGTGTTTACCCTTTGCGGGCGGCGGTGCCGGCGTATTTCGCAGCTGGCAAAGCTATCTGCCAGCCGGGATGGAAATGCTCTGTGCCCAGTTGCCCGGGCGTGAACGACGTATCAGAGAGCAGCCCATTACCGACGTGAACGTTATCGTCGAGGCCCTGCTGGAGGCAATACTGGCACTGGAGCCAGCACCGCTGACGGTATTTGGTCACAGTATGGGGGCTTCCATTGGCCATGATCTGGTGTTGCGACTGCAGGCTGCCAGCTACCCCCTTGAGCGCTTTGTCGTCTCTGCCCGGCGTCCGCCATTTCTGCCCCCGCTCAAGTCGCCCACTTACCTTTTGGCCGATGAGCCGTTTCGGCAGGAGCTGATCCGCATGGGCGGAACGGCTGCCGAGGTGCTGGCCCATGATGAAATGATGAAGCTGCTGCTGCCCATGCTGCGTGCCGACTTTGAACTGGCGGAAACCTTTAACCGTCCCGCCAGCGTGCGATTTCACTGTCCGCTGCTGGCGCTGGCGGGTCGTTATGATCAGGAAGCCTTGCCGGAGGATGTAGGACGCTGGCAGGAGCTGGCGGCAGGCGAGTTTCACCTGCAGGTCATCGATGCCGGGCACTTCTACGTCGCTGAGCGGGCGAAAGAGCTGGTGCAGCAGGTGCTATTGACACCCTGA
- a CDS encoding M91 family zinc metallopeptidase, with product MVTTNPAAPTVHVASTSAADTSEMAHPAPDVVAVSPFPGPSAPSAAATLKAVGETARPAFIPTSRQLQDQRDELLPMQTVRSPFSPNIAIIRDDKHTTHTSGAEFADFATQTRQHLTQLAETRAGQALFHALDVKADGSKIENPVFIRDAGRQTGLRQGESASRVLATARVEEEAGHRTYLPAAGAMSFVSHHTDLSLRWGDPQQFHPELNLSMKRLDSSMGMSEALALGHELIHSAHSLNGVKVRGENEKGIPFEEINTVGPRSGRRVFEHIPTENEIRRDMHREVYNDAGAIGDIRPRKTYGGRRLPE from the coding sequence ATGGTCACAACTAACCCCGCCGCGCCCACCGTCCATGTTGCCAGCACATCGGCTGCTGATACTTCCGAGATGGCCCATCCTGCTCCTGACGTGGTTGCCGTCAGTCCATTCCCGGGTCCATCAGCACCGTCGGCTGCCGCTACGCTCAAGGCAGTTGGCGAGACAGCGCGCCCCGCTTTTATTCCTACTTCCCGGCAGCTGCAGGATCAGCGAGACGAGTTGCTGCCAATGCAGACGGTCAGGTCACCTTTCTCCCCGAACATCGCCATCATCCGTGATGACAAGCACACCACCCATACCAGCGGTGCGGAGTTTGCCGATTTTGCCACTCAGACGCGCCAGCATCTGACGCAGCTGGCCGAAACCCGTGCCGGTCAGGCATTGTTCCATGCGTTGGATGTCAAAGCTGACGGCAGCAAGATAGAGAATCCGGTGTTTATTCGTGATGCTGGCCGTCAGACGGGGTTACGCCAGGGTGAAAGCGCTTCCAGAGTGCTGGCGACAGCCAGAGTTGAGGAGGAAGCAGGACACAGAACCTATTTACCTGCAGCGGGTGCCATGTCGTTTGTTTCCCACCATACCGATTTATCCCTGCGCTGGGGCGACCCGCAGCAATTTCATCCTGAGCTTAACCTGAGCATGAAGAGACTGGATTCTTCCATGGGCATGAGCGAGGCGCTGGCGCTGGGCCATGAATTGATTCACTCTGCCCATAGTCTTAATGGTGTGAAGGTCAGAGGGGAGAACGAAAAGGGCATTCCCTTTGAGGAGATCAACACGGTCGGGCCACGATCCGGGCGACGGGTATTTGAACACATCCCCACCGAAAACGAGATACGCAGGGATATGCACCGGGAGGTCTATAACGATGCCGGTGCAATAGGTGATATCAGACCGAGAAAGACCTACGGCGGGCGCCGGCTTCCCGAATAA
- a CDS encoding CesT family type III secretion system chaperone, whose protein sequence is MKQSKDDINRWLARLGEGTRLDDRLNCYLQGRSGQRVMLTLSADHRYLLFYCPLLPLHGRHRSLLMEEALGLNLYQSIAIKGTLGFDEQNRMLAYTFVSDLGDDSVPSSASELWDRQLTDVMDNADMLAARFQRLLEMADAAPEPSSHRNLSPQQGTPLLGPQFRESPNGHN, encoded by the coding sequence ATGAAACAGAGCAAAGACGACATTAATCGATGGCTGGCGCGGCTGGGTGAAGGCACCCGGCTCGATGACAGACTGAACTGTTATCTGCAGGGTCGGTCGGGTCAGCGGGTGATGCTGACCCTGTCTGCTGACCACCGTTATCTGCTGTTTTACTGCCCTTTGCTGCCACTGCATGGCAGGCACAGGTCGCTGCTGATGGAGGAGGCGCTGGGGCTTAATCTCTACCAGAGCATTGCCATCAAGGGGACGCTGGGTTTCGACGAGCAGAACCGGATGCTGGCCTACACCTTTGTATCTGATCTCGGTGACGACAGCGTACCGTCATCGGCCAGCGAGTTATGGGACAGACAGCTGACAGATGTGATGGACAATGCCGATATGCTGGCAGCCCGCTTTCAGCGGCTACTGGAGATGGCGGATGCGGCGCCGGAACCTTCCTCCCACCGCAACCTGTCACCACAACAAGGCACACCACTTCTAGGGCCGCAATTCAGGGAGTCGCCAAATGGTCACAACTAA
- a CDS encoding diaminopropionate ammonia-lyase: MSHPFQLIAGNALLRTREDPVNPVWDHDLNVVLPTQDMQHAAIAMHHWPEYRPTPLYSLPAMASTLQLGQLWVKDESQRFGRGGVKALGAPYGLLTLLGEALLLPPELIADGQAHDRCAAYTAIAATDGNHGLALAWAAKQFGCAAHIVLGQGVDEGRIQRIRDCGAVVEVIPGTYDDAVLLAEQRAREDNHTLLITDTDYHGGLPVTRAIMAGYSVLAQEMAESLHLTPPTHVFLHCGVGGLAAAVAAGLWHVLDHAPNVITVEPTRAACLFASLAQGQMMQVPGDLSTRMIGLSCGLPSQPAWQILRRCASGAVTVSDELSLQVQHTLARGIGSDPQILSGDTGIAGLTGLWLAAQNPLLRQAFELNENSRVLVISSEGPQPGQVI; the protein is encoded by the coding sequence ATGTCTCATCCTTTCCAGTTAATTGCTGGCAACGCCTTGCTGCGCACCAGGGAAGACCCCGTTAACCCGGTGTGGGACCACGATCTCAATGTGGTATTACCCACGCAGGACATGCAGCACGCCGCCATTGCCATGCATCACTGGCCGGAATATCGCCCCACGCCGTTGTATTCACTGCCTGCCATGGCGTCTACCTTGCAGCTGGGCCAGCTGTGGGTGAAGGATGAATCGCAGCGCTTTGGCCGGGGCGGGGTAAAAGCGCTGGGCGCCCCCTATGGATTACTGACACTGCTGGGTGAAGCACTGCTGCTGCCCCCCGAGTTGATTGCCGACGGTCAGGCTCATGATCGCTGCGCAGCGTACACCGCCATTGCCGCCACCGATGGCAATCACGGGCTGGCACTGGCGTGGGCAGCGAAGCAGTTCGGCTGCGCTGCCCATATCGTGCTGGGACAGGGCGTCGATGAAGGGCGTATCCAGCGTATCCGCGACTGTGGTGCGGTGGTAGAAGTCATTCCCGGCACCTACGATGACGCTGTATTACTGGCCGAACAGCGGGCCAGAGAGGATAACCACACCCTGCTGATCACCGATACCGACTACCACGGTGGCTTGCCGGTGACCCGGGCCATCATGGCAGGTTACAGCGTGCTCGCGCAGGAGATGGCAGAAAGCCTGCACCTCACGCCTCCCACTCATGTCTTTCTCCATTGCGGCGTTGGGGGGCTGGCCGCCGCGGTAGCCGCCGGGCTCTGGCATGTACTGGACCACGCACCCAACGTCATCACCGTCGAGCCCACCCGCGCCGCCTGCCTGTTTGCCAGTCTGGCACAGGGTCAGATGATGCAGGTGCCCGGTGATCTGAGCACAAGAATGATCGGCTTGTCCTGTGGTTTGCCATCGCAACCTGCATGGCAGATTCTCCGCCGCTGCGCCTCGGGGGCAGTGACCGTCAGTGATGAGCTCTCACTGCAGGTGCAGCACACGCTGGCAAGAGGGATCGGCAGCGATCCGCAAATCCTTTCCGGTGACACAGGCATTGCGGGCCTGACAGGCTTATGGCTGGCCGCACAAAACCCACTGCTCCGACAGGCATTTGAACTGAATGAAAACAGCCGGGTCTTAGTGATCAGCAGTGAGGGGCCGCAACCCGGTCAGGTGATCTGA